CCGTCTTACTGGGGTTCGCGCAGGTGTTGAACGGCTACGTCCACGGGGTGGCGATAACCCGGACCGGCGCGTTCGCGGTCGTCATGGCGATTGCCGCGGTGTTAGTGACGCGGTATCACCTCGTGGAGTTCTACCGGCGACGACTCCAGCGGGAACTCTACGCCGAGGAGTAACCCGGCCATCGACCCGCTCACTCCTCGGTCCGTGGGTCGAATCGGTCGAACCAGTCGGTCAGTTCTCGGAGGCGGTGGACCGCCCGGTCCGGGTCGCCGACGTTGTGATGCTCGTCAGGGTAGACGACGAGTCTGGCGGGCACGCCCTGTTTCTTGACGCTGACGTAGAGTTGCTCGCTCTGGGAGGGCGGGCACCGCCAGTCCTCGCCGCCCGCGGTGACGAGGAGGGGCGTCTCGATTTCGCCGACATCCGTGATGCTCGACGACTTCTCGTAGCCTTCCGGGTTCTCCCACGGGAGGCCGAAGTCGTTCTCCCACCAGACGTGGCTGTCGTCGGTGCCGTAGGCCGACCGGAAGTCGTAGATGCCGTGTTCGGCCGCGCCGGCGGCGAACCGGTCGGACTCGGTGACGAGGTAGCCCGTGGTCATCCCGCCGTAGGAGAACCCGGTGGCGAAACACCGATTGTCGTCGGCCCACCCGCGGGAGACGGCCTCCTCGACGCCGGCAAGCACGTCGTCGCGCTCTCTCGGTCCCCACTCGCCGCGAATCTGTTCGCTGAACGCTCGGCCATACGAGGAGCTACCCCGGTAGTTGACCCGGAGGACGACGTAGCCCTGCCCGGTCAGGTAGGCGTGTTCGAAGGAGAACGTCGGCGCGTCGTAGGAGATGGGACCGCCGTGAATCGAGGCCACGAGGGGCTTGGGGTCGGGGTTGTCGGGGTCGAAGTCCGAGGGGAAGTACGCGATGGCCTCGATTTCCTGCCCGTCGGACTCGAAGGTGAGACGCCGGAAGTCGGGGGTGTGGCGCTCGCTGATGAGGTCGTCGTTGAGCGCGGTGAGTCGGGTGATTTCCCCACCTTCATCCAGTTCGTCTGTCGGGATGGCGTGGAGGTCAGTGCCGTCCTCGGGGTCGGCGAGCGCGACGACTGCGGTGTCGCCTCGCAGGTCGAACCCTTCGAGAGTCCGGTCTCGGCCCTGCGCGCCGAAGGTTCGCTCGGGGTCGGCCTCCTCGCCGAGGCGCACCAGTCGGGTCAGGCCCTCGTCGCCGATTGGCGCGAGGAGGTCGTCGCCGTCCCACCCGAGGTCCCCATATCTGGCCACGGTCCGGTCCAAGTCGGCCGACCACGACTCGAAACCGCTCTCCTCGGCGTCCGCCGAACCCCCGGCGTCGGCGACGTAGACCTCCGAGGGCGCATACCAGTTCTCCGGGTTCCCGCCGACGAACGCGAGTCGGTCGCCCGAGGGATGCCACCGAGGACGACCCGCGGTGAGTTCAGAGTCGGTCACTTTCCGGAGGCCAGAGCCATCCGGCGCGATGGTGTAGAGGTCCAGCACGTAGTTGTCGTCGGGGCGCTCGGTCCGGTTCGAGAGGAAGGCGATTCGCCCGTCGTCGGACTCCCCGGTCCCGGCGGGCGACCACGCCGGTTGGAGTCCGGCCGCCGGTTCTCTGGCCCCGCCGCCGTAGGCGTCGTCGAGGCGGTCGATTTCGCGGGTCTCGTAGTCCACGACGAACAGGTAGGTCGTGACCGAATCGAGCCATCCCTGCCCGTCGAACTTGTGCTGGAGGCGCTCGGTCTCGATTGGGCCGTCGTCGCGGCGCTGTTCGAGGTACTCACGCTCGTCGTCGGTCGGGTCCCGCGCTGAAACCGCGAGGCGCTCGCCTTCCGGTCCCCAGTCGAAGCCTCGCGCGCCCTCCTCGAAATCGGTGAGTTGGCGGGCGTCCCCACCGATTTCGAGGTCGAACGCCCAGATTTGGGTCTCGGGGTCGTCGCCTCCGTTCTGGTCTGACTCCTCGTCGGCCTCGCCGTCGTCCTGTTCGCCGTCGTCGCTCTCCTGCTCGTCGCCGCGGGAGACCTCGATTTCGGTGTCGGTCTCCCGCGCCGCGGCGAAGGCGAGTTTCGACCCGTCGGGCGACCACGCCGGAGCGGTGGCGTCGGAGGCCCGCGAGAGTCGGTGGGGGTCGCTGGTCCCGTCGGTCGGGGCGACGAACAGCGACTGCTTTCGCTCGTTCTCCTCGCGGTCGAACTCGTCGGCGACGAAGGCGACGCGCTCCCCGTCGGGCGAGACGGCGAGGTCGGTCACGAGCGTCAGGTCGTAGAAATCCGCCAGTTCGAGCGAGTCGGTCATGCCGGAAGCGTCGGGGGCCGGCGTCTTGAGCGTGTGGGCACGGGCAAAGCGGGAGTGCTATCGGTCTCGGAAGTTCGCTACTGGGGTTGGGCCTCGTCGTGCGTTCCGTCGCTTTGGTGTTCGTGTGTTTCTTCACCAAGCGATGAGTTAGACAGGCACACAATTACTTGAGGAATATTCTTGATTTTTAAGACAACAAAATTGTTGTTTGAATGAGACGATGAGGACGCGCAGACGCACTCACGCACCCGAACCGACGCACCCGAACTGACTCACCCGTTCCGACCGCGGGCGTCCGAGCGGGCCGCCAACCGAATCAGATACCAGATGGCCACGCCGGCCAGCAGGCCGACGAAGATAGGTTCGGGTTCGATTCCGGAGTGGCCGGCGTGAAGCGGGAGGGTCATGGGGAGGCCTTCGACCGGCAGAGTAGTCAATATTTCTGTCTCGGATGGGGCGCGGTCGAAGGCCCCATCTCGGTGGTAAAACCGCCGCGTCGCCGAACGGAAGTCACTTTTTTACCGCTCGCGCCGATAAATTCCCGGCGGTGGGTAGTATGGACGAAGCGGCACTAGTCCCGACGCTGGTGTATCTCATGCTCACGGTATTGCTGGTCGCGTGGGCCGTCCGGTCGCTCGAATGGCTCCGCGTCACCGAGACGACCGTCGCGCTGGCGGCACTGCTGTTGCTGGTCGAGAGCGGCGTCGCCTACGAGGGGGTCAAGCGAGCGATGGAGTACTGACCGACGCTCGCAGACGGGTCGAGAACAGTCGGTGACAACGTTTCCGCCGAAAAGACTCCGTACCGGGTCTCAGCGCAGGAAACCCAGTAGTTCGTAGTCGTGGTCCGGCGTGTATCGCCGGAATAGCAGGCTGTTGGTCAGGACGCTCACGCTGGAGAACGCCATCGCGCCCGCGGCCAGAACTGGCTGGAGCAGACCCAGACTCGCCAGCGGAATCATCGCGGTGTTGTAGCCCAGCGCCCAGAACAGGTTCTGCTTGATTTTCGCCAGCGTCCCCTCCGAGACCCGGATGGCCTTCAGCACGTCGGCGGGGTCGTCGCGCATCAGGGTCACGTCGGCGGCCTCGATGGCCACGTCGGTCCCCGAGCCAATCGCCGCGCCGACGAACGCCGAGGCCAGCGCGGGGGCGTCGTTCACCCCGTCGCCGACCATCATCGCGTTCCGGCCCTCGGACTGGATGGACTCGACGGCATCGGCCTTGTCCTCGGGCAGAACCTCGGCCCGGACGTTCTCGGGGTCGATGCCGACCTGCTCGGCGACGGCGCGGGCGGTCCGCTCGTTGTCGCCGGTAATCATCATGACCTCGGTCCCCCGATTCCGGAGGGCCGAGACGGCCTGCTTGGCGCTCTCCTTCACGGTATCAGCGTCTGCGACGACGCCAGCGAGTTCGCCATCGATTGCGATGAGCATGGCCGTCTTACCCTCGCGTTCGAGGCGTTCCATCGGCTCCTCGGCGCGCGAGATGTCCACGCCGTTGTCCCGCATCAGCTTTCGGTTGCCGACCAGCACCTCGCCGTGAGAGGTCGTCGCCCGGACGCCGTGGCCGGGGACGTTCTCGAAGCTCTCGGGATTTTCGACGTCG
This genomic window from Halorussus lipolyticus contains:
- a CDS encoding alpha/beta hydrolase family protein gives rise to the protein MTDSLELADFYDLTLVTDLAVSPDGERVAFVADEFDREENERKQSLFVAPTDGTSDPHRLSRASDATAPAWSPDGSKLAFAAARETDTEIEVSRGDEQESDDGEQDDGEADEESDQNGGDDPETQIWAFDLEIGGDARQLTDFEEGARGFDWGPEGERLAVSARDPTDDEREYLEQRRDDGPIETERLQHKFDGQGWLDSVTTYLFVVDYETREIDRLDDAYGGGAREPAAGLQPAWSPAGTGESDDGRIAFLSNRTERPDDNYVLDLYTIAPDGSGLRKVTDSELTAGRPRWHPSGDRLAFVGGNPENWYAPSEVYVADAGGSADAEESGFESWSADLDRTVARYGDLGWDGDDLLAPIGDEGLTRLVRLGEEADPERTFGAQGRDRTLEGFDLRGDTAVVALADPEDGTDLHAIPTDELDEGGEITRLTALNDDLISERHTPDFRRLTFESDGQEIEAIAYFPSDFDPDNPDPKPLVASIHGGPISYDAPTFSFEHAYLTGQGYVVLRVNYRGSSSYGRAFSEQIRGEWGPRERDDVLAGVEEAVSRGWADDNRCFATGFSYGGMTTGYLVTESDRFAAGAAEHGIYDFRSAYGTDDSHVWWENDFGLPWENPEGYEKSSSITDVGEIETPLLVTAGGEDWRCPPSQSEQLYVSVKKQGVPARLVVYPDEHHNVGDPDRAVHRLRELTDWFDRFDPRTEE